The DNA region ACCATAGCGCTTTCCGGGCGCGTTGAACTGCAGCCGCAAGGGCGGGCCGAGATCACCGCTTGGTATCCTGGCCGCATCGTGGGCATGAACCGCGCCATCGGCGAGCGCGTGCGCCGCGGCGAAACGCTCGCCAGCGTCACCTCAAGCGAGAGCCTCCAAACCTACGCAATCCCTTCGCCGATCGCGGGCGTGGTGATGGCTCGCAACGCCAATGTCGGCGATGTAGCGGGCGCCGCGCCCATCTACGTCATTGCTGACGCAGCGCAGGTCCATGCTGAATTCTATGTCTATCCACGCGACGCCGAACGGCTGCGCGCAGACCAGCCGGTCGTGGTCCGAAGCTTAAGCGGCGAACATAGCGTACGCGCCGAGATCGAAGCCATTTTGCCGACCGCGGACATGATGACCCAAACCATCGTGGCCCATGTTGACTTGCCAAACGCAGACGGAGCTTGGCGCCCTGGGCAAGCGGTGGAGGGTGCGGCTGTGGTCTCACGATACGAGGCGCCGCTCGCGGTGCGCACCCGCGCCTTGCAGCGCTTCCGCGATTTCACTGTCGTCTTCGCTCGCGTCGGCGAGACCTATGAAGTGCGCATGCTCGAACTCGGCCGCCAAACACCGGAATGGACCGAAGTCCTATCCGGTCTCGCACCCGGCGAAGTCTATGTGAGCGACAACGCCTTCCTCATCCGCGCCGATATCGAAAAGTCCGGCGCGAGCCACGACCACTAAGGGGAAGCGATCATGCTCGACCGTATCGTTCATTTGGCGATCCGCCATCGTTGGATCGTGCTCGCTCTGGTCCTCTTGAGCGCCGGCGTCGGTGTTTGGAGTTTCCAGCGTCTGCCCATCGACGCGACGCCCGACATCACCAATGTCCAAGTGCAGATCAACACCGAAGCCGAAGGTTATTCGCCGCTCGAAGCTGAGCAGCGTTTGACGTTTCCAGTTGAGACCGCTCTGGCGGGCCTCCCCGGCCTTGAATACACCCGGTCGATCTCTCGTTATGGTTTGAGCCAGGTGACCGTTGTCTTTGCCGACGGCACCGACATCTACTTTGCCCGTCAGCTCGTCAACGAACGCTTGCTCGCGGTGCGCAGCCAATTGCCTGAAGGCGTCGAGCCTGAACTTGGCCCGATCGCTAGCGGCCTCGGCGAAATCTTCATGTACACGATCGAAGCCGAAGAGGGCGCGCTTAAGCCCGATGGCTCGGAATGGACGCCTGAAGATCTACGCACGCTGCAAGATTGGGTGATCCGCCCGCAATTGCGCAACACGCCCGGCGTCACCGAGGTCAATACCATCGGCGGCTACCAACGCCAATATCACGTTACACCTTGGCCTGATCGTTTGGCTGCGGCTGGCCTCTCGATGAACGACGTCATCGAGGCGTTGGCGGAGAACAACGCCAATGTCGGCGCAGGCTATGTCGAGCGCTACGGCGAGCAATTGCTTGTGCGTTCGCAAGGCCAAGCGCAGGGCATCGAAGACCTTCAACGCATCATCGTCGCCAATCGCAACGGCGTGCCCGTTCGCATCGTGGACGTAGCCGACGTCATCATGGGCGAGGAACTGCGCACCGGCGCTGCGACCGAGAACGGGCGTGAAGTCGTGCTCGGCACCGTCTTTATGCTGATGGGTGAAAATAGCCGGCAAGTCGCACAGGCTGTGGCCGCACGCCTCGAAGTAGCCTCACGCGCATTGCCTGAGGGTGTGATCGCTTCCCCCGTCTATGACCGCACCGAACTCGTCGACCGCACCATCGAAACGGTTGAGAAAAACCTGCTCGAAGGCGCGCTCCTTGTCATTGTCGTGCTCTTCTTGTTGCTCGGCAATATCCGTGCAGCGCTGATCACGGCGGCGGTCATCCCACTCTCCATGCTGCTCACCATCACCGGCATGGTTCAAAATGAAGTGTCCGGCAATCTCATGAGCCTTGGCGCGCTCGACTTTGGACTGATCGTCGATGGCGCGGTCATCATCGTCGAAAATTGCCTCAGGCGTTACGGCATGGAGCAACACCGGCTCGGACGATTGCTGACGCATGACGAGCGATTCCAACTCGCCGAAAGCGCCACCCTTGAGGTGATCCGTCCTTCGATCTTCGGCGTGATGATCATCGCGCTCGTCTATCTGCCGATCTTTGCGCTCTCAGGCGTGGAGGGCAAAATGTTCCATCCGATGGCGTTCACGGTCGTGTTCGCGCTGACGGCGGCGCTCATTTTGTCGCTCACCTTTGTGCCTGCCGCCGTCGCCATGTTCGTGACCGGCAAGGTCGACGAAAAGGAAAGCCGGGTCATGCGTGCGGCGCGCGGATGGTACGAGCCTGCGCTTGAATGGGCGCTGCGGGCGCGCACATTGGTCGTCGCCGGCGCTGTCGGCCTTGTCGTCGTGTTTGCTCTCATCGCCTCACGCATGGGATCGGAATTTATTCCGAACCTGGACGAGGGCGACATCGCGCTCCACGCCTTGCGCATCCCTGGCACCAGCTTGGGCCAAGCCATCGAGATGCAAACCCAGCTCGAAGAGCGCCTTCGCCAGTTTCCCGAAGTCGAGCGCGTGGTGTCCAAGATCGGCACCGCTGAAGTCGCGACCGATCCGATGCCGCCGAGCGTGGCGGACACCTTCATTTTCCTTCGACCGCGCAGCGAATGGCCGAATGGCTGGCGCTCTCGCGCCGATCTCCTCGCCGAAATGGAGGCGGCGGTTCAAGAAATTCCAGGCAACAATTACGAATTTACCCAGCCCATCCAGATGCGATTCAACGAATTGCTATCAGGTGTTCGCGCCGACGTCGCGGTCAAGGTCTTCGGCGACGATCTTGATGCCTTGCTGGCGACGGGCGCGGAGATCGAAGACATTGTTGCGGCCATTCCGGGCGCGCAGGACGTTAAGGTCGAGCAGATCACCGGCTTGCCGGTGCTTCAAGTCACGCCCGATCGCGCCGCTTTGGCGAGGTTTGGTCTCAACGTTTCCGATGTGCAAGACACGCTTCGCGCTTCGCTGGGCGGCGCAGTGGCAGGCCAGATCTTCGAGGGCGATCGCCGTTTCGATGTGGTCGTGCGGCTTCCAGAGCAAATCCGCCAAGATGTCGATGCAATCGGCAGGCTTCGCATCCCACTGCCAGGCGCCGCTGACGGCGTTCGCGGCTTCGTGCCTTTGCACGAGATTGCAACAATCGAACTCTCGGTCGGTTCGAATCAGATCAGCCGCGAGAACGGCAAGCGCCGTGTGGTCATCACCGCCAACGTGCGGGGCCGCGACTTGGGCTCGTTTGTGCAAGACGTGCAGCGCCGCGTCGGCGCGGAGGTCGAGCTGCCGCCAGGCTATTGGGTCGAGTA from Vitreimonas flagellata includes:
- a CDS encoding efflux RND transporter periplasmic adaptor subunit, translating into MNTPRSWMRAAAVALMLSLGAACGAGNGAEGEDAAATADYERGPHRGRMLRDGEFAIEMTIFEDGVPPEFHIYAYRNDQPVDPREVQLSVALTRLGGAVDQFQFAPEADYLKGAGVVTEPHSFDVAVRAVYDGATHEWAYDSYEGRTTIGAAQAEAAGIRVEAAGPATLEETIALSGRVELQPQGRAEITAWYPGRIVGMNRAIGERVRRGETLASVTSSESLQTYAIPSPIAGVVMARNANVGDVAGAAPIYVIADAAQVHAEFYVYPRDAERLRADQPVVVRSLSGEHSVRAEIEAILPTADMMTQTIVAHVDLPNADGAWRPGQAVEGAAVVSRYEAPLAVRTRALQRFRDFTVVFARVGETYEVRMLELGRQTPEWTEVLSGLAPGEVYVSDNAFLIRADIEKSGASHDH
- a CDS encoding efflux RND transporter permease subunit, translating into MLDRIVHLAIRHRWIVLALVLLSAGVGVWSFQRLPIDATPDITNVQVQINTEAEGYSPLEAEQRLTFPVETALAGLPGLEYTRSISRYGLSQVTVVFADGTDIYFARQLVNERLLAVRSQLPEGVEPELGPIASGLGEIFMYTIEAEEGALKPDGSEWTPEDLRTLQDWVIRPQLRNTPGVTEVNTIGGYQRQYHVTPWPDRLAAAGLSMNDVIEALAENNANVGAGYVERYGEQLLVRSQGQAQGIEDLQRIIVANRNGVPVRIVDVADVIMGEELRTGAATENGREVVLGTVFMLMGENSRQVAQAVAARLEVASRALPEGVIASPVYDRTELVDRTIETVEKNLLEGALLVIVVLFLLLGNIRAALITAAVIPLSMLLTITGMVQNEVSGNLMSLGALDFGLIVDGAVIIVENCLRRYGMEQHRLGRLLTHDERFQLAESATLEVIRPSIFGVMIIALVYLPIFALSGVEGKMFHPMAFTVVFALTAALILSLTFVPAAVAMFVTGKVDEKESRVMRAARGWYEPALEWALRARTLVVAGAVGLVVVFALIASRMGSEFIPNLDEGDIALHALRIPGTSLGQAIEMQTQLEERLRQFPEVERVVSKIGTAEVATDPMPPSVADTFIFLRPRSEWPNGWRSRADLLAEMEAAVQEIPGNNYEFTQPIQMRFNELLSGVRADVAVKVFGDDLDALLATGAEIEDIVAAIPGAQDVKVEQITGLPVLQVTPDRAALARFGLNVSDVQDTLRASLGGAVAGQIFEGDRRFDVVVRLPEQIRQDVDAIGRLRIPLPGAADGVRGFVPLHEIATIELSVGSNQISRENGKRRVVITANVRGRDLGSFVQDVQRRVGAEVELPPGYWVEYGGTFEQLISGAQRLALVVPLALLMIFGLLYALFRSAKDAAIVFSGVPLALTGGVLALLARGLPLSISAGVGFIALSGVAVLNGVVMLSFIRSLRAEGSSVEDAIREGALTRLRPVLMTALVASLGFIPMAFNVGAGAEVQRPLATVVIGGIISSTILTLLVLPALYRLVHRDAEQELESWEQTPVAPTGTGGAS